A region of Patescibacteria group bacterium DNA encodes the following proteins:
- the pheS gene encoding phenylalanine--tRNA ligase subunit alpha: MKKELENLKKEISEQLAKVKNLDAFRDLEIKYLGRKGELAKVMKAVAQLADAEKKEMGRLANELKNEVSGKFREIKEALEQTGKIESQIDATLPGEKIISGHLHPITIVQEDLEDFFRSLNFRILEGPELESDFFNFEALNIPPHHPARDMQDTFYVDVKNSQGENDLVLRTHTSPVQVRSMLNYGAPLRCIIPGRCFRSEATDVRHEHTFYQLEGLVIDKGINIRHLKGVLEAMAKHLYGPETEVRLRPKFYPFVEPGFNGEVTCFICRGQGCRLCKQTGWLEIFGAGMVHPNVLRAGKIDPEKYTGFAFGFGLNRIVMLKYGIEDIRLFNSGDIRFLEQF; this comes from the coding sequence ATGAAAAAAGAACTGGAAAATTTAAAAAAAGAAATTTCGGAACAACTGGCCAAAGTTAAAAATCTGGATGCTTTTCGCGATTTAGAAATAAAATATCTTGGCCGCAAAGGCGAACTGGCCAAAGTTATGAAAGCGGTGGCGCAACTGGCGGACGCGGAAAAAAAGGAAATGGGCCGGCTCGCTAATGAATTGAAAAACGAAGTCTCGGGAAAGTTCCGGGAGATTAAAGAAGCGCTTGAACAAACCGGTAAAATTGAGAGCCAGATTGACGCAACTCTTCCCGGCGAAAAAATTATCTCCGGCCACCTACATCCGATAACTATCGTCCAGGAAGATTTAGAGGATTTTTTCCGCAGTCTGAATTTCAGGATTTTGGAAGGCCCGGAATTGGAGAGCGACTTTTTTAATTTTGAAGCTTTGAATATTCCCCCCCATCATCCGGCCCGCGACATGCAGGACACTTTTTACGTTGACGTAAAAAACAGCCAGGGAGAAAACGACCTGGTTTTACGGACGCATACTTCACCAGTCCAGGTGCGGTCCATGCTTAATTATGGGGCGCCGCTGCGCTGTATAATTCCGGGAAGATGCTTTCGTTCGGAAGCGACTGATGTCCGGCACGAGCACACTTTCTACCAGCTGGAAGGCTTGGTAATTGATAAAGGCATAAACATCCGGCATTTAAAGGGAGTTTTGGAAGCCATGGCCAAGCACCTTTACGGCCCGGAAACCGAAGTGCGCCTGCGGCCTAAATTTTATCCTTTCGTCGAGCCGGGTTTTAACGGGGAAGTAACTTGCTTTATCTGCCGCGGCCAGGGTTGCCGGCTATGTAAGCAAACCGGATGGCTGGAGATTTTCGGGGCCGGCATGGTTCATCCTAACGTCCTTCGGGCAGGGAAAATCGATCCGGAAAAATATACGGGATTCGCGTTCGGTTTCGGATTGAACAGGATTGTCATGCTTAAGTACGGCATAGAAGACATCCGGCTGTTTAACAGCGGAGATATAAGATTTTTGGAACAGTTTTAA